A stretch of the Halorussus vallis genome encodes the following:
- a CDS encoding DUF1616 domain-containing protein, with translation MKSTRFRPLLVATASRIPSDLVGVLSLVVLTNVVVFVPESPGRLLPLVVGLPFTLFAPGYAVVAALFPRRGDVRLSRPTRRTDREPPAGRGRRAEAACVDRVALSVGLSFALVPLVVLASKYAGFEVALRPIVASLSGFTLLATAGATYRRLALDPAERFRLPLRAWFETVRAGVRTPDTAADFAATLLVVVGVVALVATVSYVGAFSPTGQSFTEFYVLDGNDTDELAADGSLAGGGDGERRTLRIGIANHERSRETYTVIVQRQRVSVTDDGVVPRTTRTLGRYRTTVEPGASSVRAYDVPQAEVNGSGRVRLRLLLYRGAPPSKVSGETAYRALTLWAADSNASAAGRPATETVGE, from the coding sequence ATGAAATCGACTCGTTTCCGGCCGCTGCTGGTCGCCACGGCGTCCAGGATTCCGAGCGACCTGGTCGGCGTGCTGTCGCTCGTGGTCCTCACGAACGTCGTCGTCTTCGTTCCGGAGTCCCCCGGGCGGTTGCTCCCCCTCGTCGTCGGCCTCCCGTTCACGCTGTTCGCGCCGGGATACGCGGTGGTCGCCGCGCTCTTCCCGAGACGCGGCGATGTCCGACTGTCCCGACCGACCCGGCGGACCGACCGGGAGCCTCCGGCCGGTCGCGGCCGGCGCGCGGAGGCCGCCTGCGTCGACCGGGTCGCGCTCTCGGTCGGACTCAGTTTCGCGCTGGTCCCCCTCGTCGTGCTCGCGTCGAAGTACGCGGGGTTCGAGGTCGCGCTCCGCCCGATAGTCGCGTCGCTGAGCGGTTTCACGCTACTCGCGACGGCAGGGGCGACCTATCGCCGGCTGGCGCTCGACCCGGCCGAACGCTTCCGGCTTCCGCTCAGAGCGTGGTTCGAAACGGTCCGAGCGGGGGTACGCACCCCCGACACCGCCGCCGATTTCGCCGCGACGCTCCTGGTGGTCGTCGGCGTCGTCGCGCTCGTTGCCACCGTGAGTTACGTGGGGGCGTTCTCCCCGACCGGCCAGTCGTTCACCGAGTTCTACGTGCTCGACGGGAACGACACCGACGAACTCGCGGCCGACGGGTCCCTCGCCGGCGGGGGCGACGGTGAGCGGCGGACGCTTCGAATCGGCATCGCGAACCACGAGAGGAGTCGAGAGACGTACACCGTCATAGTGCAGCGCCAGCGCGTTTCGGTGACCGACGACGGGGTCGTCCCGCGGACGACGCGAACGCTCGGACGGTACCGGACGACGGTGGAACCGGGAGCGTCCTCGGTGCGCGCCTACGACGTTCCGCAGGCGGAGGTGAACGGGAGCGGTCGCGTGCGGCTCCGACTGTTGTTGTACCGCGGCGCTCCGCCCTCGAAGGTGAGCGGAGAGACGGCGTACCGCGCGCTCACGCTGTGGGCCGCAGACTCGAACGCGAGCGCCGCCGGCCGACCGGCTACGGAGACGGTCGGCGAGTAG
- a CDS encoding glycosyltransferase family 4 protein has product MSDEHTEFVLVTEYFHPDTASTGQLMMDLAVGLRERGLAISVYTGQPNYHSGDNERQPRTSFHEGVRIERIRAPQVRQSSLPRRLFNWSVFTIWTFFVLLFDEAPEDREVIFVSITPLLPIAVSLACWIRGWEYTYVAYDLYPDQATELGYLKEGGLLDRLWSRLTVASYRRAKHIVSNGPLMSERIQRNADYRLDADKIRLIHNWADEEFITPMAKEDNWFCEQHDLTDSFTVLYSGNIGEFHDLKTLVEASTRFEDEDVRFLIIGEGDNKETIVSLAERYGVRGDSVRFLPYQDWEDLPYSLTAGDVSVVAVREGFEGVCVSSKLYTAMAAGRPVLVVAQPYDDESKLVEKFDAGHHVAQGDVDALVDTVRRWRENPALASRQGENARAAFEEHFTKDAAVDEYYRMLAGEPSPRRRVAPESSGRA; this is encoded by the coding sequence CGCCATCTCGGTCTACACGGGCCAACCAAACTACCACAGCGGCGACAACGAACGACAGCCCCGGACGTCGTTCCACGAGGGTGTCCGAATCGAGCGAATCCGCGCGCCGCAGGTCCGCCAGTCGTCGCTCCCGCGGCGGCTGTTCAACTGGTCGGTCTTCACGATATGGACGTTCTTCGTCCTGCTGTTCGACGAGGCGCCAGAGGACCGCGAGGTGATATTCGTCTCCATCACCCCGTTGCTCCCCATCGCCGTCTCGCTCGCGTGCTGGATACGGGGCTGGGAGTACACATACGTCGCTTACGACCTCTACCCCGACCAGGCGACCGAACTGGGTTACCTGAAGGAAGGCGGCCTCCTCGACCGACTCTGGTCGCGGCTCACCGTCGCGTCCTACCGGCGGGCGAAGCACATCGTCTCGAACGGACCGCTCATGTCCGAGCGAATCCAGCGCAACGCCGACTACCGCCTCGACGCCGACAAGATCCGGCTCATCCACAACTGGGCCGACGAGGAGTTCATCACCCCGATGGCGAAGGAGGACAACTGGTTCTGCGAGCAGCACGACCTCACGGACTCCTTCACGGTGCTCTACTCGGGGAACATCGGCGAGTTCCACGACCTCAAGACGCTGGTCGAGGCGTCGACCCGCTTCGAGGACGAGGACGTTCGGTTCCTCATCATCGGCGAGGGCGACAACAAGGAGACGATAGTCTCGCTCGCCGAGCGCTACGGGGTCAGGGGCGACTCGGTCCGGTTCCTCCCGTATCAGGACTGGGAGGACCTCCCGTACAGCCTGACGGCCGGCGACGTGTCGGTCGTCGCCGTCCGGGAGGGGTTCGAAGGCGTCTGCGTCTCGAGCAAACTGTACACCGCAATGGCCGCGGGTCGTCCCGTGCTCGTCGTGGCTCAGCCCTACGACGACGAGTCGAAACTCGTCGAGAAGTTCGACGCGGGCCACCACGTCGCGCAGGGCGACGTCGACGCGCTGGTCGACACGGTTCGCCGGTGGCGAGAGAACCCGGCGCTGGCGAGCCGACAGGGGGAGAACGCCCGGGCCGCATTCGAGGAGCACTTCACGAAGGACGCCGCCGTCGACGAGTACTACCGGATGCTGGCCGGCGAACCGTCGCCGCGACGGCGGGTGGCCCCCGAAAGTAGCGGTCGCGCGTAG